ACCGTAACCCTCTGTGAATCTGTCAAAGTCATTCCCCCCTGTATGCCTTACAAATCTGCTGCATCGTCCTGTTCCTCGACCATTTCGGAATAATCACAAGAAGTACATTGAAGCTTGATGCCTTGCTTGCTTTTCTTCTCTACCATCAAACTACTGCAATTCGGACATGGCTTCGTTGACGGTTTATCCCATGATACAAAATCACATTCGGGATAACGATCACACCCAAAGAAGACGCGCCCCTTCTTGCTCCGGCGTTCCACGACATGACCTTCCTTGCATTTCGGGCACGCCACGCCGATATCTTTCACGATCGGCTTGGTATTCCGGCAATCCGGGAAGCCTGAGCATGCAAGAAACTTACCAAACCTGCCCAGCTTATACACCAATGGCTTACCGCATTTTTCGCAGATCTCATCGGAAACCTCATCTTCGATTTCGATTTCCTTCATTTCTTCCTCTGCTACTTCAAGCCGCTTTTCAAAGGATTCATAGAACTCTGCCAATACTTTGACCCAATCTTCGGAGCCCTCCTCCACATGGTCGAGGTCTTCTTCCATGTTCGCCGTAAACTCCACATTGAGAATTTCCGGGAAGAACTGCTCCATCTGTTCGATGACAAGTTCACCGAGCTCGGTTGGCATGAATTTTTTCTCTTCGATGGCAACGTAGCCTCTCTTCTGGATCGTTTCCAGCGTCGGGGCATACGTACTAGGACGCCCTATACCAAGCTCCTCCAGCGTTCGGACAAGACGTGCTTCTGTATAACGCGGAGGCGGCTGAGTGAAGTGCTGTTTCGGCTCAATATCCTGCTTCTCCAGAATGTCGCCACTATGAAGCTCTGGCAGGTATTTATCTTCCTCTGTCGTCCCGTCGTCGTTGCCTTCAACGTAGACCTTCATGAAACCAGGGAAACGAACCTTCGAACCCGTTGCGCGGAAAACGGTCTTGCCCGCGGTAATATCCACAGAAAGCGTATCCAGCACAGCAGATGACATCTGACTCGCCACAAATCGCTCCCAAACCAGTTTATACAGGCGAAGCTGATCACGACTCATGAACGACTTCACGGATTCAGGATCCCGCAGCACCGATGTAGGTCGAATCGCTTCATGCGCGTCCTGAGCGTTGGCCGCTTTTTTCGAGTATTGTCTCGGGCTCTCCGGAACGAACGGATCACCATACTTCTCGGTGATGTATTCTTTCGCTTCTTCTTGAGCCGTGCCTGAAATGCGCGTGGAATCCGTACGCATATAGGTAATCAAACCGACGGTGCCTTCCTTGCCAAGCTCGACGCCCTCGTATAACTGCTGGGCAACGGACATGGTCTTGGCAGCCCGGAAACCAAGTTTACGTGCAGCTTCCTGCTGCAAGGAACTCGTCGTAAACGGTGGAGACGGGTGGCGCTGACGTTCGCGTTCTTTTACTTCGCCGACTTGGAAGGAAGCATCCCGAATCGCTTCGAGAATTTCATTGACTTCCTGTTCATTGGTCAGCTCCTTCTTCGCGCCGTTAAGCTGGGTGAATTTGGCTTCGAATGCGGATCCTTTAATGGCCAGCTTAGCCGTAATGGTCCAATATTCTTCCGGAACGAAAGCGCTTATCTCATTCTCACGGTCGAGAATGATTTTGACGGCTACGGATTGAACGCGGCCGGCAGAGAGTCCCTTTTTTACTTTCTTCCATAGAATAGGGCTGATCTTATAACCAACCAAACGGTCGAGGATACGTCTTGCCTGCTGCGCGTTAACCAAATCCATGTTAATTTTGCGCGGCGTCTTGAAGGCGTCCTTCACGGCCGTTTTCGTTATTTCATTAAATACAACCCGCAGGCTTTGAGTATCATCCAGCTCCAATGCATGCGCAAGATGCCATGCAATGGCTTCCCCTTCGCGATCGGGGTCAGCTGCGAGGTACACTTTTTTCACCTTTTTGCTAGCATCCTTAAGTTCCTTTAAGACAGAACCTTTTCCGCGGATCGTAATGTATTTCGGATTGAAGTCGTTTTCCACTTCAACCCCGATCTGGCTCTTCGGCAAATCGCGAACATGACCCATCGAAGCCTTCACGATATACTTGCTGCCGAGATATTTGCCAATCGTTTTCGCCTTAGCAGGCGACTCTACGATGACGAGTGAATCCGCCACAGGTTCATCCTCCTCTCCAACATTCAAACTTTCCCATTAAATGATCTTATATATAGCACCGGGTAATTGGGTAATCTGCTTTTTTATGATTAAAGATAACAGAACTGAATGCAAATGTCCAAAATCCCACCGGGTGCGCTCGATCATCTCATCCAGCGACCCGGGACCCTGTTCGAGCATATGGTATATTTGTCGTTCGTCATTTGTCAACCCGGCTAGTTCATCCGGATACTCCTGACGAGGGGCCCGCCGCTCCTTATTGTATGTATCCGAAGCCACTTTTGGCAACCAGGAATCATATTCTTCTATTATATCACTAGCTTGCGTGACCATCTTGGCCCCTTGCTTGATCAAATCCAAGGTCCCTCTACTCTTGGGTGAAGTGAGAGGTCCCGGAACGGAGAACACGTCCCTTCCTGCCTCCAGGGCTAAATCCGCCGTAATCAACGATCCGCTGCGGGCATCCGCCTCTACCACCACGGTACCTAGCGTGAGTCCCGCAATAATCCGGTTTCGCTGCGGGAAGAATCCCGGGAGCACCTTGGTGCCAGGCGGGTATTCGGAAATGATAAGTCCCTTTGCCGCGATTTCTTCATACAGCGATCGGTTCTCCGGTGGATATATCACGTCAATGCCGGCTCCGAGAACCGCTACTGTCGGTCCCCCGCTTCGCAAAGCCGTATCATGGACTACGCTATCAATGCCTCTGGCCATGCCGCTGACAACCATGAACCCTGCCCCTGCCAACTCCTCGGATAGCATCGTTGCAATCTTGCGCCCATATGCAGTAGGCATTCTTGTACCTACCATCGCAATCCCCGGCCTCGACAGCAGATGAGGATCGCCTATGCAATACAATACCCAGGGTGCCTGTGGTGAAGATTTTAACATGTCCGGGTAGATATCATCGAGGGCTGTTATAGTACGTATTTTTGAACGGTTTGTCAAATTCCATACCCCGGCTTCATGTTGTCCAAACCCGACATCATCCGCACTCGAAAGATCAATCTGCTTTCTTTCGACAACGGAAGAAAAATCTTTGGCCAGTTTATTCGCTTTTTCGACAGATAAACCACAGGCTCTCCAATCATTTGCATCATATGACAGCAGCCCCTGATGCAGTTCACCGTTCAATATGATTCGATTAATGGTCTTCCATCCGATACCTTCGCTTTCATGCAATGCGATGAGCAGTAAGCTATCCAGCTTCATAAACGGGACCTCCTTAAAATATAAAATCAAAAGCAAAAAAGCAACCCTTCATTTCCTATTCAGGAAATAAAAGGTTGCTTACCTTAAATTATAACCATAGGCTTAGCCTAGGATTGCATAAGAATCTAGTTCTAGTGAGTCGTGCAAGACTCCAAAAGACCTTTCTCCTCAAGCACGCTAACCAGGGTTGAGCCCATTTCAGCAGGTGTAGGAGCTACCTTGATACCGCAAGCTTCAAGTACAGAGATTTTCTCCTTGGCTGTTCCTTTGCCGCCAGAAATAATCGCGCCTGCGTGGCCCATACGTTTTCCTGGAGGCGCCGTCGCGCCGCCAATGAAGCCTACCACTGGTTTAGTCATGTTCGCTTTGATCCATTCAGCCGCTTCTTCCTCTGCGGTACCGCCGATCTCACCGATCATAATAACCGCTTTGGTGTTAGGATCTTCATTAAAGAGTCTCAATACATCGATAAACTCCGTCCCTTTAACCGGGTCGCCGCCAATCCCTACGGCGGAGGATTGTCCGATGCCGCGAGCTGTCAGCTGATGAACGGCTTCATATGTCAGGGTACCACTGCGCGATACAACGCCGACGTGTCCTGGCGTATGGATGTAGCCAGGCATGATGCCGATTTTGCATTCACCCGGTGTAATGACACCAGGACAGTTAGGACCGATCAGACGAGTTTTCTTGCCTTCCATATAGCGGGATACTTTTACCATATCCAGCACCGGAATGCCTTCCGTAATACAAATAACCAGATCCATCTCGGCATCAACAGCTTCCAGAATGGAATCGGCTGCAAAAGCCGGAGGCACATAAATTACGCTAGCGGTTGCGCCTGTTTTGGCTTTGGCTTCCTCAACGGTGTTGTAAACCGGCAATTTGACGGTTTCGCCGTTCTCAAGCGTAATTTCAACTTCGGTTCCACCTTTGCCGGGTGAAGTTCCCCCGACCATCTGTGTACCGTAATCCAGGGCCCCTTTTGCATGGAAAAGGGCTGTTTTACCTGTAATCCCTTGCGTGATAACTTTTGTATTTTTATCGATCAAAATACTCACGATTGATTCACATCCCCTATTGTTATTTGAAAATGAAAGCAACCGCACGGCAGGGCTAAAGAGCCCATCGTGCCATGCCCCTTCAGGAATGAAATATTACTGAACGAGGGAGACGATCTTCTGTGCTCCGTCGGCCATGGAATCAGCAGGTACGATATTAAGACCGGACTCAGCCAGAATCTGCTTGCCGAGGTCTACGTTCGTTCCTTCCAAGCGTACAACAAGCGGACGAGTTAAGCCCAGCTGTTTTGCAGCTTCGACAACACCGGTAGCGATAACGTCGCAACGCATAATACCGCCGAAAATGTTGACAAAAATTCCTTTTACTTGAGGATCGGACAAAATAATCTTGAAGGCTTCCGTTACCTTCTCCGTTGTTGCACCGCCCCCAACATCAAGGAAGTTAGCAGGGTCGCCGCCATAATACTTGATGATGTCCATCGTAGCCATGGCAAGACCTGCGCCGTTAACCATACAGCCGATGTTGCCATCGAGAGCTATGTAACTCAAATCGTATTTGGATGCTTCGATTTCCTTCTCATCTTCTTCGTCCAGGTCGCGCAGCTCAAGGATGTCTTTATGACGGAACAACGCATTGGAATCGAAATTGAGTTTGGCATCGAGAGCCATGACGTTTCCGTCACCAGTTACGACTAGCGGATTGATTTCAGCGATAGAGCAATCCTTCTCTACAAATGCCTTATACAAGGCCAGCATGAACTGAACGGCTTTACCTACCAGTTCATTCGGAATATTAATGGAATACGCTAATTTCCGCGCTTGGAATGTTTGAAGTCCGATCGCTGGATCTACAACCTCTTTAAAAATCTTCTCAGGAGTTGCTGCTGCAACTTCTTCAATCTCGGTACCGCCTTCTTCGGACGCCATCAAAACGACACGACCGGTAGCACGGTCAACGACCACACCGATATAATACTCTTTGCGAATATCGCAGCCCTCTTCAATGAGGAGACGCTTGACTTCCTTGCCTTCCGGACCTGTTTGGTGAGTCACCAACACCTTGCCCAGAATTTCTTCAGCATAAGCACGAACCTCATCCAGGTTCTTCGCCACTTTAACGCCGCCGGCTTTACCCCGACCGCCTGCGTGAATCTGTGCTTTGACAACGGTTACGGGACTGCCCAAAGATTGTGCAGCTTCAACTGCTTCTTCTACCGTAAACGCTACCTTGCCGTTCGGAACAGCTACTCCATATTGCTTCAGTACTTGTTTTCCTTGATATTCATGGATATTCATTCTCGAATCCTCCTATCAACATGACTGGAACAAGGCTGGCTAACACGGAACTAATCTATGAAAGATTACCCTGTCAACCTTTATATATTAAACCCAAGCTATTGTAACATGTTTTTAAAACGCTTACCTTAAAAAGTTCACAGTTTATCCACTCTATTTGGCATGGGTATGATTCCTTCCAGATATAAATTGGAGAAATATGTAAAAATCATTTGTTTTTCCGTGCAAAGTGTATCAATCCAATGATCCCCAATGCGACAACGGCAATACCTAACAATCCTGCTAGCATAATCATAATATTTCCCCATAATATGGTCATCACGCTTCCCTCTCCTATCCGAAATAATTAGTATATCGATTACTATTATACCATTAAATCCCTTTTCATTTAAGTTAAACTGTGACGCAAAATAAAACTCTTTATCCTTTTTCCGCTATCCGTTAGAATGATTGAAAGATTAGTGAACGCATTCATAAGGAGATTCAGCATGAGTTGGTTGAAGTCATTTTTTCCACTGCATTCATTATTTGTCAAAATGCTGGTGTATTTTCTCATCGTGATTTTCCTGCTCTCCTCCTACAACCTATGGTCGATGACATTCTACTCCCGTAATGTAAACAATGAAATTGTCAAATATAATCTGACCCTGATTCGAAATACCGTAGATCAATTTGAGAAACAATACTCCACTTGGAAGAATCTCCTCCTCAACCTTCAGCACGATGAATTTGTCGGCAATATCAGCAGGCAGGCCGATTCCGGCGGAAAGAAGGGCATCAATTATCTGCAGGTGGATATGGTGATGGATCAGATCCGGACCTTGGTAAGCCAGCCCTACTATCACTTGAACAATGTCATGATCTACTACCAAAATTATTCCTTCCTGCTTGAACGGGATGGCATCGTTGACGATGACCGCATGTTTAAGCATTACTACATAAGCGACTCCTATCCATACGAGTTCTGGAAACGGAGAGATCACGCAACCGGTTTTCTGCATATGCTCCCCAGCAGCACTTTCTCCATCGGGACAGAGAAGAGCGAGTTACAGCTGATGCCTCTAATTACAAACGTACAGAGCAGTCCCTGGAAGATCATAGCTCTCGTAAATATGAAAAGCTGGTATGAATCCTATAAAGGAATGACCGGTTCCCGTTTTCTGCTGATGGACTCGGAGGGAGAAATTCTGTTCGAATCAGCCCCGGATGTGAACACCCAGCCACTGCCGGAATGGGACGGCCAATCGGAATGGATGATGGAGAAGGGATCTTATTACTTTTTCGAAAAGGGCACCCGCTCCGGCCTCACCTACGTCTCCATTATCCCGCATAACGAACTCAACCAAAGCATCAGCCGCATGAACTGGATTGCCGTGCTGTTATTTGCAGCTACCCTGCTCATCGGGATTCTGGCATCTTGGGTATTTTCCCGCAAAATCAATCGGCCGCTCAAGAGAATGGTTACAGGACTGGGCCAGGCGGAGATGGAGCTATATCAAGGGAGCATTGCCGAATTCAGCGCCATTTCCAACCACCTGAAGGGTTTGCAGCATGAACGAAAGAGCATCAAGGAATGGATGGACCATACCAAACCGCTCTTAACCAGCTACCATTATTTGGCCCATTTCAAAAACTTTGCACTTGATACCGCCGCTGCCAAAGAGCTTTGGGTCAGCGAGGGTGCATTCATGGTTATCGTTTATCAGTTGAGGTACCGGCACGTCCCTTCGCGTCAGCTTGATGCCTTAATGACAAGAGCAACCGGCAAGATCAAAGATATGATCACGCTGCAAATACAAGAATCGTTTCCCCTATCCCACACCCTTCAGATGGAGGGCAAGCAAATCTTGTCCATTGTGTATACTCAAGAAAAATCTGATATGCTGCAGCAGTGTCTGAGTCAGCTCAAACAGATTTTTGATCAAGATCAAAGCACTTATCTCGTGAATATTGCGGTTTCGTCCGTGTTCCAGCAAACCTCTGATTTTGACCGGGCTTATGCAGAAGCCATGTCGCTCCTGCAACAAGCCATGCCGATTGAGGAAACCCAGATCATCTGGGAGAAGGAACGCCGTGAAGATGTAACAGGATTCACTGCCGAGCAAGAGCACGAGTTTTACGTGAATTTACAGGCCGGCAACGAGAGCAGCTGCCAATCGCTTATTGAGCGCGCCCTGGATCGATTGCAGCGGCAAGAGGCCACGGCCGATCAACTAAGCCACTTTGCCAAATCGGTCTCGGTCCGCATGAGAAGGACAGTAGAACTGCTGAAAATCAATATCGACGCACTTCCGGACTACGCAGAAAAGCTTGCATACAGCGTGACCCCTGAGCAATACCGCGACATCCTTCTCGACGAGCTCGCCCATGCAGCCCATGCG
Above is a window of Paenibacillus sp. FSL K6-1330 DNA encoding:
- the topA gene encoding type I DNA topoisomerase, which codes for MADSLVIVESPAKAKTIGKYLGSKYIVKASMGHVRDLPKSQIGVEVENDFNPKYITIRGKGSVLKELKDASKKVKKVYLAADPDREGEAIAWHLAHALELDDTQSLRVVFNEITKTAVKDAFKTPRKINMDLVNAQQARRILDRLVGYKISPILWKKVKKGLSAGRVQSVAVKIILDRENEISAFVPEEYWTITAKLAIKGSAFEAKFTQLNGAKKELTNEQEVNEILEAIRDASFQVGEVKERERQRHPSPPFTTSSLQQEAARKLGFRAAKTMSVAQQLYEGVELGKEGTVGLITYMRTDSTRISGTAQEEAKEYITEKYGDPFVPESPRQYSKKAANAQDAHEAIRPTSVLRDPESVKSFMSRDQLRLYKLVWERFVASQMSSAVLDTLSVDITAGKTVFRATGSKVRFPGFMKVYVEGNDDGTTEEDKYLPELHSGDILEKQDIEPKQHFTQPPPRYTEARLVRTLEELGIGRPSTYAPTLETIQKRGYVAIEEKKFMPTELGELVIEQMEQFFPEILNVEFTANMEEDLDHVEEGSEDWVKVLAEFYESFEKRLEVAEEEMKEIEIEDEVSDEICEKCGKPLVYKLGRFGKFLACSGFPDCRNTKPIVKDIGVACPKCKEGHVVERRSKKGRVFFGCDRYPECDFVSWDKPSTKPCPNCSSLMVEKKSKQGIKLQCTSCDYSEMVEEQDDAADL
- the dprA gene encoding DNA-processing protein DprA, with amino-acid sequence MKLDSLLLIALHESEGIGWKTINRIILNGELHQGLLSYDANDWRACGLSVEKANKLAKDFSSVVERKQIDLSSADDVGFGQHEAGVWNLTNRSKIRTITALDDIYPDMLKSSPQAPWVLYCIGDPHLLSRPGIAMVGTRMPTAYGRKIATMLSEELAGAGFMVVSGMARGIDSVVHDTALRSGGPTVAVLGAGIDVIYPPENRSLYEEIAAKGLIISEYPPGTKVLPGFFPQRNRIIAGLTLGTVVVEADARSGSLITADLALEAGRDVFSVPGPLTSPKSRGTLDLIKQGAKMVTQASDIIEEYDSWLPKVASDTYNKERRAPRQEYPDELAGLTNDERQIYHMLEQGPGSLDEMIERTRWDFGHLHSVLLSLIIKKQITQLPGAIYKII
- the sucD gene encoding succinate--CoA ligase subunit alpha encodes the protein MSILIDKNTKVITQGITGKTALFHAKGALDYGTQMVGGTSPGKGGTEVEITLENGETVKLPVYNTVEEAKAKTGATASVIYVPPAFAADSILEAVDAEMDLVICITEGIPVLDMVKVSRYMEGKKTRLIGPNCPGVITPGECKIGIMPGYIHTPGHVGVVSRSGTLTYEAVHQLTARGIGQSSAVGIGGDPVKGTEFIDVLRLFNEDPNTKAVIMIGEIGGTAEEEAAEWIKANMTKPVVGFIGGATAPPGKRMGHAGAIISGGKGTAKEKISVLEACGIKVAPTPAEMGSTLVSVLEEKGLLESCTTH
- the sucC gene encoding ADP-forming succinate--CoA ligase subunit beta, with amino-acid sequence MNIHEYQGKQVLKQYGVAVPNGKVAFTVEEAVEAAQSLGSPVTVVKAQIHAGGRGKAGGVKVAKNLDEVRAYAEEILGKVLVTHQTGPEGKEVKRLLIEEGCDIRKEYYIGVVVDRATGRVVLMASEEGGTEIEEVAAATPEKIFKEVVDPAIGLQTFQARKLAYSINIPNELVGKAVQFMLALYKAFVEKDCSIAEINPLVVTGDGNVMALDAKLNFDSNALFRHKDILELRDLDEEDEKEIEASKYDLSYIALDGNIGCMVNGAGLAMATMDIIKYYGGDPANFLDVGGGATTEKVTEAFKIILSDPQVKGIFVNIFGGIMRCDVIATGVVEAAKQLGLTRPLVVRLEGTNVDLGKQILAESGLNIVPADSMADGAQKIVSLVQ
- a CDS encoding AraC family transcriptional regulator encodes the protein MSWLKSFFPLHSLFVKMLVYFLIVIFLLSSYNLWSMTFYSRNVNNEIVKYNLTLIRNTVDQFEKQYSTWKNLLLNLQHDEFVGNISRQADSGGKKGINYLQVDMVMDQIRTLVSQPYYHLNNVMIYYQNYSFLLERDGIVDDDRMFKHYYISDSYPYEFWKRRDHATGFLHMLPSSTFSIGTEKSELQLMPLITNVQSSPWKIIALVNMKSWYESYKGMTGSRFLLMDSEGEILFESAPDVNTQPLPEWDGQSEWMMEKGSYYFFEKGTRSGLTYVSIIPHNELNQSISRMNWIAVLLFAATLLIGILASWVFSRKINRPLKRMVTGLGQAEMELYQGSIAEFSAISNHLKGLQHERKSIKEWMDHTKPLLTSYHYLAHFKNFALDTAAAKELWVSEGAFMVIVYQLRYRHVPSRQLDALMTRATGKIKDMITLQIQESFPLSHTLQMEGKQILSIVYTQEKSDMLQQCLSQLKQIFDQDQSTYLVNIAVSSVFQQTSDFDRAYAEAMSLLQQAMPIEETQIIWEKERREDVTGFTAEQEHEFYVNLQAGNESSCQSLIERALDRLQRQEATADQLSHFAKSVSVRMRRTVELLKINIDALPDYAEKLAYSVTPEQYRDILLDELAHAAHAIRLKREEHYDIIQYVFHYLESHYAEEISLEQLASKLNMSPTYLSGYIKEKTGNNFSDQLNAIRITKAKELLQTTNMPIQEVGNRIGYRNVTSFIRMFKKVTGQTPGDYRKTYWIR